CTGATTTCTTTAGTGGCACTTAGCCCGTCCATATTAGGCATTTTTATATCCATTAAAATTAAGTCCGGCTTGCCTTCATCGTACATTTGTATGGCTTCAACGCCGTCTTTAGCACGTAATACATTGTAGGTTTTACCCAATATAGCTTTTAATAGATCATAGTTACTGTCTGTATCTTCTGCAATTAAGATTGTAGGAGTAGCATCATACTTATGTAGATTACTTAGTTTATTTTCCACGTTGGTTCCTTTTGTTTCTTTGTTGTTATTTTCTTCTTTTACTTTTTCGCAAGGTAGAGTAAATGTAAAAGTAGAACCTTGTCCTAATATTGACTCTGCAGATATTGTACCTCCAAGTCGTTCTACTATTGTTTTGCATATTGCAAGTCCTAAGCCTGTTCCTTGGGCAAAGTTATTCACTTTTACAAAGCGATTAAAGACTTTACTTATTTTTTCTTTTGATATGCCAATGCCTGTATCTTTTACGTAAAACATGACAGATTCACCTTCTTTCTTATATCCATATTTTACGCTACCTGTTTTTACAAATTTAAATGCATTCCCTATTAGATTGGATAAAACTTGAAATATCCGGTTCTTATCAGATATTAATGCTAACTCCGTGTTTGAGTCTTCAAAGACTAATTCAACTCCATTGGGGCAGCGAAAAACGTGTGCATCATAGATCTCGCGGCATAATGTATGTAGTTTAACTTCTCCTAATGTGAATTCTACAATACCTGATTCTATTTTTGACAAATCTAATATTTCATCAATCAGTTCAAGAAGTCGCTCATTGTTTGCGTCAACAATATTGTAATATTCCATTCTGTCTTGAGCATTTTCGCAATCGGCTATGATTCTTGAGAAACCTACAATAGCATTTAATGGTGTTCGTATCTCATGGCTCATGTTAGCAAGAAATGCTGATTTCAATTTATCGGATATTTCAGCTTTTTCTTTTGAAGCCAATATTTCTCTCTTCATTATCTCTTGTTGAGTGATATTCCACTCAATGTTTATGATGATAGGTGAGAAGTCTTTACTTTCAATGAGCATTTTTTGTCTGTCTAATATGATAGGTTTTCCATATTCATCTATTCTTTCAATAATATCATGAATAATTTTCCCTGTTTTTGTGATCTCAATATCTAATGCTCTTTTTTCTTGTGCTTCATTGAAAGGATGGTAGTCAAAGTCTGTTTTACCTACTGCCGTATTGTAGTCTTTGATTGTTCTATAATTTGCTTCTTTATTTCGATATATATATTTAAAGCCATTATTTACATCTTTTACGACAATGCTTGCCGGAAGGCTTTTCATCGTAATATCCATAATCATATTGAGCCTTTTCACTTCAGACTCATGTTTGATTCGTTCTGATATGTCATGTCCGAAAACCCAAATACTTTTTTCTCCGGCGTCATTAGTTACGCAGTATACGGTTTCTTCAAATGCAAGTATTTTATTATTATTCTTGAAAGGAGAGTAAGTGACAAAACTTTTGCTACTTCCAACGGTCGTAGAGGCAAATATTCTAGTCCATTTATCTTTCTCTATGCTGCCTAGAGAAAGTTCGTATATTTTGATTTTGGTTATATCAACATGTTCTGAAATCTGACGGTGTTCTCTAAATTTTCTATTTGTAAATATTAAAGTGCCGTCTTCTCTAGCTGCAAAAATATCTTCATTAGCATTGTTGATTGCTTTGGTAAGTATATTAATATCACTCTTTTGCCTTTTTATATCTGTGATGTTTTGAGCATATCCTTCAATAGTAGCGATTTCTCCATTTTTATCAAGTTTGACATTTAGTTTTTGGACTTTCAGATACTTCGTTTCTCCCATGTGATACACTCTAAACTCAAAACTAATTTTATCTGAAATGCCTTCATTGGTGAACAACCATTCGCGTAATCCATCTCTGTCTTCTTCTGCTAGTGTTTTGAGATAGTCTTCAAAATTAATTTTCTGAATTTGCTCTGTTGCTAAAATGTTTGTATGCCCATGATAAGTGATTGTATGATCTGATTTTTTGTATAGCCATTGACCTATAAGTGCTAATTCTTGCGTTCCTTTTAATTTTTGATTTGCTTTTTCTAGCTCTAACCTGATATTACATCGTTCAGTTATGTCACGGTATTGGCATAGAACCATATCTTCAAAAGGATACATAATGCATTTGAAATAGAACGTTTCTTTTTCTAATGGAAGTTTGAAATTTTTAGATATAGTAACTTTATTGTGGAGTACGCGTTTAAATTCGGGGTATATTTTTTTGAATGTATGTTTTGGTAGTATTTCAAATATATTTTTACCTATTAATCTATCTTCTTGTAAAAACCATAGATCACTATAAGTCTTGATATCTTGACATACTCCTTCTGCATTAATCAGGAGCATCGTATCAGCAGTCATTTGCAGTATTCTCTCGGAATATGTGGCATCATGTAATATTCTTTTCATACGATAATTAAGATCAGACAAAATATAATGGCAGCAAAATTACATAAAATAATTTATATTTATTTATATTTTTTGTTAAAAGATAAGTTTTTTATTTTGCTCTTTTTGCTTTCTCCCATACTCCTTTGTTTGGCTTCCGAAGTAGATAGGGAACACTTCTTAATACACTAATGTTCATAAAGAAAAAGTAATAGGGTATAAAAAGAATTTTAATTTTAATTTCTTTATTAGATAAATATTCTCCATATCCAGCTAATAGATAAAATAATACTTGTAATGTTAATATGATTCCATACATTACTGGTGACTTATATTGAATGAGTAGAATTATATTCAGGGGTAATAAAGCAAACAGTAAAATAGGTGTTATTGACCATCTTAATACTCGATGAGATAGGTATTGGAAACTCAATACACCATATTTAAATGGGTTTAGTAATCCGCGTAGTCGCCATATAGACTGAAGACCTCCGGCGGCGATACGTATTTTTCTTTTTTTTTCTTCTTTTATGTTTGCTGATCCTGATTCGCAAGCATAGGCATTGCTACAGTAGGCTATCTTATATCCCTGCATAGCTATTCGCAGTGATAAAATGAAATCGTCTAATAGCGTATCTTTTTTCATTTCCTGAAATAATTCCCGGCGTATAGCAAAAAGTTCTCCTGCTGCTCCTACAGCGGAATATAGTCGAGCATCTAACGCTTTGAGAGTAGATTCGTATTTCCAATAGATACCTTCACCGCCACCTGCAGCGTTGTCTTCTTCTTGATTAATAATACGCTTTTCTCCTGCTACACATCCAACTTTAGGATTAGAAAAGTTTTTAACAATAGCTATAACCGCATCTTTGTTTATCATGGTGTTGGCATCTGTGAATATGACGATTGGTGTCTTTATGAATCGCATACCTCGGTTTATTGCCATTGTTTTACCTTGTCTTTTAGGTTGAAAAAGTATGTTGGCTTGAGGCCATGCTTTTAGTTTTTCATTAGTGCTATCATTGCTACCATCTGTTATCCAAGTAATATGCAGTTTCTCTGCCGGATAATTCTGATCTAAGCTATTCTGCATTTTCTTATTTACCTGATCCTCTTCGTTATAAGCAGCTATAAAGAGAGTGACGTCAGGCAAGTTATCGGTAGCGGGTAGAACTGGTTGAGTTGGTTTATAAAACAACTCTTTGATCTTGACTAATATATAAAGTAAAATTCCATATCCTAAATAAGTATAGAAAATGATGAATAAAAATATCCAAAATAATATTTCAAGGGTTGTCATATAAAATCATTTTATAAGATTATTGTCTTGGTCTTTGTATTGATCTTTTTTAATGAATAGTCCACTTATATTTTTTATTGCTTTTATTAATCGTTTGATAAAGCTTTTTAATAAAGACCCTTCAGTACCCACAGTACCATAACCCGTAATTACTCGTGCTTTTTTGCTGGTAATGAAAACTAATTTTCCATATTTTTTCATCTCTAATGCCATGCTACCATCTTCCCCTCGTAGTATGTCTGTGCGGAACCCAATTTTACGCGCATATTCGGTTTTGAATCCAAATGTCATACCTCGAACACATAACTCCGGTCTTTTTATGAATTGAAAGCGTAAATATATATCTCTAAGACTTTCGTATATGAAAAGTCCGATGGGTGATTTTTCCTGAGATGGCATGAAGCTCCATAAACTAAAGGTGCAGGATATATTGGGCTTCATTAATTGCTCTATGTGTGTTTGGACGTAATGAGGGGGATATATTGTATCTGCATCTATGCATAGATGATATTTACCTCTGGCATGGTTCAAACCACACTGTCTGGCATGTCCGGGACCTTTCTGTTTTTCGTCAAACCATTTAACTCCAAGAGTGTCTAGTACTTTTGCAGTTTGATCGGTAGAACAGTTATTTACAGCTAAAATTTCAAAGGGCAGGTTACATTTATTATCACAAAGTGACCATAGGCATGATAATAATCGGCTCTCCTCGTTGTGAGCGATGAGCACTACCGATATTAAAGGATCTTCGCATTGCTTCTCTTTTAACTTCTTTTTAACCTCTGCTAATATCACTTGCGCAACTGATAAGATGGGCTTTTCGTAAACTTCAATATATTTTGTATACCATGGCATATCTTTCTGTTTTATGAATTTTTCAAACTTCTAAATAAATCGTCCCACTGTTTAGCTATGTTTTCTATTTTAAACCGTTCGACATTATGTCGAGCTTTTACACCCATTTTTTTACGAATATCTGTATTTTCAATTAGATAACATATTTTATTGGCTAATTCTTCTATGTTGCCGTCTTCTACTAATAAACCGTCTTCACCGTTGCAGATGATATCACGTGGACCACAAGGGCAGGCAAATGAGACAGGGGGAACACCACATGCCATCGCTTCGGTGATGACAAGTCCAAAACCTTCATATCTGGATGAAAGTACAAAAATGGAACTTTCTAAATATTTGTCGACAATATCAGGGGTGCTGTGATTTAGAATGCAGCTTTTTTCTAACTGTAGTGCTTTTATTTGTTCTTCCAATTCACTACGCATTCCGTCGCCGTATATATTGAGGACCCAGTCAGGGTGTTTTCGGTTCACCATGCTCCATGCATCAATTAGTCTGTCAAACCCTTTTTGAGGCATATATCGCCCAACTGCAATGATGCGTTTCTTTTGACATTTGGAAACACTGTCAGGAAAGAAGGGGAGTGCGTTATATATAACTGCGGTATTGTTTAACTCTGTCCATTCTCTAGCGTCTTCATCACTTAATACAATGAATTTTTTTAGTTTACGTAACTGATTAATTAACTGCTTCATCCAATAGTGTCGAACTATCTTTTGAAGAAATGAAGGTATTTTGTTGTCACTAAATTCTCTGTAGTTTGATTTATTAAAATGGATTTCACCTATTTTTATGCTTCCATCTGTCATCCTATTTATCACATTTATATCTCGCCTTAGTAAAGATATGGTAATGTCCGGAGATATTTCGTTTAGACATTTATTCAAACGTGCTTTAAGTTGATGTTGCTTTTTTAGATATTTTATAGCTCGCTTATGCAAAGGTAAACCATACAAGTGATCGTAATTGATATCTAGCTGATGTGTTTTTATAGTTGGGAATAGGGGATAGTAAGGCACTTTATTTTTGCCATCTGTTAATATTATATGTATTTCATATTCTAAATATTCAGCTAGATAATTTGCTTTTATGGTTAACGCACGTTCCATCCCACTAGGATAATATAAAGAGGGAATGCAATATGCCAGTTTTAGTTTCTTATTCATAGAATTTTTATAATTGGTTTAAAACCTTTTCCATTTGATTTTTCCATGATAGATGCTTTATGGAATTTCGAATCTCAAAAGGAGTATATTTTTGTGTTGTTGCAAATTCAACAATTTTATTAATGTCTATAGGAGTATCATCTGCTGATGCTTTGAGTATATATGGCATTTTTTCAAAGTCATCATCTATTTCTGAATAAATAAAAGGGATTCCTCGTGCTGCATATTCTCTATTCTTCAATGTTTTAATATTGCTGATATTACTTCTATGACGGCCTAGACTGCCAATCGCAAAGTCTGCTTGCTCAAACATATCATCAAGTTCATCACCATGTTTTGTTCCATGTAATATAACGAATTGTTCTAACTTGTTTTGTTTCAAAGGAGTTAATATCTCTTCTCTTTCTCTCTGTCCTGTGAGATTACCTATTATATGAAAATAGACTTTGTATCCATTTTTATTTAACCTGTAAAACTCTCCTAAACCTTTAATAATTCTGTCAAAGCCATGCCAGTAATGCACTTCTGCAACACCTATAAGATGAAGTTCGTATTGTATATCATTTACATTTTCTTTTTGCTTAATAGCGGAAAAATCAATCCCATTTGAAATACGGATTGTACGTTGTCCAAATATTATTTTTTCATTTGAAAATGTCACAATAGCATTGAGATTGTTTGCTAATCTTTTTCGAAAAAGCTTATCTATAAAGAGTTCTAATATCATGCTTTTGTCTATATATTCCTGATCATATGGGTATGTCGGAATCTCCATGATAACTTTAGCCCCATTTTCTTTTATTTGTTTTACTAGATGTATCGTAAAAGGGTTTGCATTGTGATAAGAACGTATATATACTAATGATATCTTTTCATTCTTAATATAGTTAATAATACTATTGTAATAGCATCTTTTCTTAATCTTAGCCAAAAAGCCTTTGCCTAGATCTGAAAGTACTTCTTTGTCTATCATCCATTTACGATGACCTTGAATGTTTAAATTATAGTAACAAATGTGTGTATCTATATCGCATTCTTCTAATGCTTTTAGTTGATAGAAAATTTTTTTACTGATACCATTAGATGCTTCAAAGCCGTGGAAAATAAGGAAAAGTGCTTTCATAGGGGTATTTATATATTTTAAAAATATGCAAAATTAAATGATGATATTTGGATTTTCATACTAGTATAATAAACATACTGTTGACTAAAGTTATAACTTAGATGCTTTGATTCAAAGATGCGAAAAATATTTTAATTAATGTTTGAAAATCTCATTTTATTGCTTCTATTTAGCGTTAGCTTGATGTATTCACATGTTTTTTCTATAAATGACTTAAGAGCACAGAGCGAAAATAAACATTCTAAAAACTAAAGATTGCAAATGTGATGCTTAATCCCTAAATTTTTATTTGGGGGCTGATAATTATAAATAAAAATGATTTATTCTTTTAATTCAGAAATCATTTTTTTAATATATATGTTATATTTGCTAAAAAAATATTGAAAGATGAAAGTTGCAATTGTTACATCAGGAATATTGCCAGTACCTCCTATAAAAGGAGGAGCAGTTGAAAACTTAGTGAAATTTTATCTAGATTACAATGAAATTCGGAGCGGTGATATCCAATTTACAGTATTTAGTGTTTATGATAATAATATTTCTTCTAAATCACTTCAAGAATACAAAAAAACTAAATTTGTCTTTATCAAGACTCATACTTATATATCAAAATTAAGACAATTTTTATTGAAATGGACTAAGCGTAATTTATATTACCATCATTCTTGGGAATATTTTGCTTTAAAAGTTTCAGATAGGATTAGGAAAGATAACTTTGATGTCGTAGTTGTTGAAAATCGTCCAGGTTTTATTTTTTCTTTATCTAATTGTTCAGAGGCTATTTTTATTCTTCATTTACATAATGATATGCTAAATAGAGACACTCTATTTTCTTCTGAAATACTTAACTCTTATGCTTCGGTTCTTGTTGTTTCTAAATATATAAAGCAAAGAGTCAATTCTATTTTGCCTACAGATAAAGTTCATGTCTTATATAATGGAATTGAGTTAGAGAATTTCAGGGAGGTGCATAAATCAGATATAACTCGGAAAAATTTTAATTTATCCGAAGATGATTTCGTTGTAGTCTATACCGGTAGAATTGAAGCTGTAAAAGGTATAAAGGAATTGCTTGACGCTTTTTCGTATCTGATAAACTATGAGAAGATAAAGCTATTGATTGTTGGTGGTGGAAATAGAAATATAGATGAAAGTGATTTCTTTTTAGAAATGAAGAATTTATCTTCTTCTATGCTTGGTAAAATTAATTTTATAGGTTTTCAATCTTATGAAAATATTCCAGCCATATTGAATCTTTGTGATATAGCAGTTGTTCCTTCAATATGGGAAGAGCCTTTATCTTTGACATCATTAGAAGATATGGCTACTGGGTTGCCATTAGTGGTAACTAGATCAGGAGGGATTCCTGAAATTGTAAATGAAAAGTGTGCTATTATGATTGAAAAAGATGATGCTTTATCATTAAATATTTCAAAGGCAATCTTGGACTTATATCATAACGAAGATAAAAGGAGGAGTATGTCCGAACAGGCAAAAATACGTTCTGCTCTTTTTAGTAAGGAAAAATATGCTTTATCATTTCTTGAATATATAGAACAAATGCTTTGTCCTTAATAAGAGACTTCTCATTTTTATAAGAAAGGATACGACATGGAATATCAATTTTTGGAAGCCATTTGTTTTATTAAATAATGGTGTAAGTTCTAATAAAGGTGAATCTGCTTTAGCAAATCTCATATAGTCAATATATATTCTTTCCGGTAGATATTCTCTCAATATTCTGGCTCTTTCTATCTCATTCAATTCAGAAGAGATAGAACTAATACCTGAAGCATCGAAATCTGCGATAATTATATCCACATTTGTGTAAGAGCAGTTTTTGAAGATTAAAGCATCAATGAAGAATTTTGAATCCGATACTATTTTGAAATTTTCATCATAACAATTGTCTTTAAATAAGTCTCTTCTTATAAATGCAGATTGATGGCAGATACCTCCCTTTACAAAGTCAAGCATTGATATTGTAGCAATTGCTCCCCAAGGATGTGGTTGGTTGCCAAAAATATATTTTCCAGTGACTATATCTTTATTGAGTAGAGGAACAACTTTTTCAAAAACGTCATTCGTATGGAAGCAATCGCCTGAATTCATAAAATTACAATATTCTCCAGTAGCTTGTTCAATTCCTTTGTTCATTGCATTAAAAATTCCTTTGTCTGGCTCGGATATCCAATAATCTATTTTATTTGCATATTTCTTTATGATATTGATGCTGTTATCAGTTGACCCACCGTCAATAATAATGTATTCATATTCTAAATAAGTTTGTTTAATTATACTTTCAATAGTTTTTTCTAAACCTTTGCTATTGTTATAATTGATTGTTATAATTGATAGTTTTTTCATCATTCTATTTATTCTTAAATAATTTTTTAAATATGAAGAATCTTTTAATAACATCTTTCATACCTAATGTTGCAAACAATATTGTTGAAAAATATAATAAGGTAAATGGAATAATAGTAAAAGTTCCATATATAAATAGTTTTTGGATATTTTCTTTCGGGTTAAAAGGGAGAAATTTAGAGGCAATACTAATTGAAACAAATGATATTATAAATGCTACATAATATCTAATTGTTCCAGCCCAATAGGTTTTTATTGAAATTTTCAACCCTTTGGTAAATAAATAGTATGGTTTCCATAATACAACAATAAGACTAATGCTAGTAACTTTACCGAGTAAAATACCTATAATTCCCCATTTAGTCGCTGCTATTATTGTGACTACTATATTTATGATGCCTTCAGCCCAAGCTGACCAAGTGTCCGAATATAAACCATGAGAATGATTGAAGATATCAACTACTCCACGGGTTTGCATAATAAAAAAGTTGATTAATAAAAGAATTAGAATTGTGTGGCTTAACTGATATTCTGCTCCTAGCCACCATATAATAAAAGGGTCCATTAAATGATAGAGTGAGAATACTATAACTCCAGCAATAAAATAACGAATGGACATTAATTCCCAAAAGACTTTCATTATATTTTTTTTATTTCCTTCCGCTACTAAATTGCCCACTCCAGCACTCACACCGTCTAGAGTTGTGTTTATCATGGTTATTAGCTTATAAATTATCATAGTATAATTTCCGTAGAAAGCTACCATTTTTAGTGAAACAAAGGCAAATATCATTATTCCATCACTTTTGCTAAGAAGAAAATCCTTAATCTGATGTATGAAAATTTGTTTTGTGTTGGTTAGTATTTCTGGATATTTCTTTAATAATAATTTCCCATCTTTGATGTTAGTCTTTAGCCAAGGGTACTCTTTGTTTATTTTCCAGTTTAATGTCACACATATAACGACTCCAAATATAAATTCAGTAGCAACCCATAGATATAAATTTTTATAGTTGTATGCCAATGAAATTTGCAGTATTATTTTAATAATATTTATTGTTTGAATATAGGCTGATACAATATAATTTTTTTGGTCTGCTCCTAGTAATATTTGTTTGTAGTTAATGAAGTAGCCTATTAAAGAAGAACCTAAATAGGAGGCAAATGAGAAATAAATGATTGCCATGTTAAACATGGTGTTCTTGAAAATAAATATAAATGAAATGCTTGTTAGTACTCCTCCTATCGCAATAATTATCCCTATCTTACGGTATAGATAACCGAAAATGGACATTATCTCAATAATTTTAATCTTATTTTCTTTTTGTATTGGTTTGAACAAGAAGAAACTTATGCATGTTCCAATACCTAGTTCTGCAAGGTTTAAAAATCCTAAAATATTTTGTAATGTGCCAGTAAGTCCTATAAACTCTGCGCCTAAACATTCCAAAAATATTTTTCGGGAAAAGAAAGATAAGACTAATGTTATAAAATAGAAAAACAGTCCTATTCGTGCATTAAGAATACTTTTTTGTAACCGCGATTTAGCCATTATCTTTTTGTTAATTCTAGTAATATTTTATTCCATTCTTGGGTGATTTTTAGAATGCTAAATTTTTGCGAATAATTGAATGCAATTTTGCTAATATTGATGATATTTACTTTTTCTGTTACAAATTTCATTTTTTCTGATAAATCTGCGATATTTTCATTTTCAAAAAAGAAGCCGACCCCTTTGCCTTCAAGCAATTCTTTAGTGATAGGGAGATATGATGATATTATGGGCAGTCCATAAGACATTGCTTCGAGTAAGACCAAGCCAAATCCTTCCCAGCGTGAACTAAGAATATATACACTGCTTGAATTATAATATTGCTCAATATTTTTGGTAAATGGATGTATGTGTATTCGGTTTTCTAACTGGTATTTGCTTATTAAAGAATGAAGCTTTTTCTCTTCAGTACCTTCTCCAACGATGTCTAATGTCCATATTTTATCCCGTTTAGCAAAGAGAGCGAAAGCTTTTATTAATATATCAAAACCTTTATGAAAGGGCGAAAAACGTCCAACTGCTAGGAATTTTTTATACTTAGGAGAACCTTTTCCTTTTGGTTCTATTGTCAGGGGATTGTAAATAACACTAGTCTGAATATTCATCTTTTTTTTGAATTTTTCTTGATCGGAATTTGAAAGGACTATGATATTATCCAGATTTGGCATTAAATATTTGAACTGATTTTTCTGTTTTTTTATATAAGATGTTTTAATAGTAAAAAATGCGTCGTAAGAATTATGCATCCATCCAATTGTTTTTGCTTTAATTTGTTTGCGGATGCTGGCTAAATGAAAAGATAGAAACACATGTACTCCTATGACTACATCATATTCTTGCTCATTTAATATATTAATCAGTAAGGAACGTTGAGTGTGTGGGAATGAACTATATCCGTACCATTTTGAAAAAAGTTGGTTTTGCGGTAATACGGTTTTATACAGTAAACTATATATTTTGCATGGTATGTTCTCAAAAAAGGGACTTTTATTATATTGTAAATTTACATATTGAATATTAGCAGAGTTTAACTTATACATCGTGGTGTTATTTAGTGATGAATCATCTAAAGTTAAAATTGTAATATCATGCTGTTTTGATAATTCTTTTGCTATTACAGCAGTAACTCGCTGAACTCCTCCAAATGTAAATATGGTATTACAATAAAAACATATTTTCATATTCTTTTATTTTATGTTGTTTATTGTTGATTTGAATATATTAGCAAATATACCTTTTTTTTTGACTTATAGACATAAAAAACTTAAAATAGTTTTTATTGTCTTTTTTCTTTCTTTTTTAGGATTTTGCTAAAGTTCTTTTTTATGGGGTAATGTTATTTTTTTCCTGATCTGCCTTAAAAAGTATATTTCAGCGAAACATCTCTTATGGTTAGTGTTTTGCTGATTCTTTTTACAAGTAGGCGAAGAACACTCATTGTTCTTTTTGAAGTTATATGCAGCTGCAGCTAACATCAGGTTGATAGCATCCCTTAATAATCCTTTATAAAAGTTTCGCCCTAAACGATAATCAGTTTTCAGATGTCCGATGCTTGGTTCCATTTCTGCACGCTTGCAAAATAGCTTGTGCTTCTTCTTACGTTGATAGTAAGTACCTTTGTTGGCACACCATGAATGAGTATTTGTTTTCCGTTTACCTCTTTCCTGCCACGATATCCTTTATCTCCTGCTAATCACCTAATACTTTTTCCATCAGACGATGCACTTGTTTCAAGCTCTTCTGAATCATGTGCCCATCGTATTCGTTGTGGAAAGAGCTGGCACCAAGAATGACACTTGTGCAAGAGCGTATGATGAAGAGCTTATTACCAAATTCGTACTTTTTGTGTTTTTTTGCCTTTATTAATGCATTGAACGTCAGGTTCATGGATGGAATAAATCTTATGGGTAGAATTATGATGTTGTAAAAGTATCGTTTCAAAAATGGATAGTAATTCATTATATGCTCGACTCTCCCTTAAATTACGTTTGAGTTCTCTGACTAGACACCTGGCAATCGTACGTAAACGCTTATGGGCTTTTATGGCTTTCTTCCGATTCTTGGGATGATCACGAAAACGTTGATCCCGATAAATCCCTTTCAAAATAAATGTGTATGACTGATGTGTGGGCAAATTCAATTCTTTTACAATTTTAAGCACTTTGCCAACTATCTTTTTGTGTAGTTTTGCATCTGTGGGGTAAGTTACATTCTTTTCCTGTACGGTAGAGTCGATAAAGGCAGTATTATGATGCTGATCATCGCTCTTGTCATCATTCACGCGGATGCTTTCACAAAAAGTAAGCTCTATGCTTTTTTTACCTATCCGTTTGCGAATATGTACTAGCTCGGATGAACTACGGGG
This is a stretch of genomic DNA from uncultured Bacteroides sp.. It encodes these proteins:
- a CDS encoding glycosyltransferase family 4 protein, producing MKVAIVTSGILPVPPIKGGAVENLVKFYLDYNEIRSGDIQFTVFSVYDNNISSKSLQEYKKTKFVFIKTHTYISKLRQFLLKWTKRNLYYHHSWEYFALKVSDRIRKDNFDVVVVENRPGFIFSLSNCSEAIFILHLHNDMLNRDTLFSSEILNSYASVLVVSKYIKQRVNSILPTDKVHVLYNGIELENFREVHKSDITRKNFNLSEDDFVVVYTGRIEAVKGIKELLDAFSYLINYEKIKLLIVGGGNRNIDESDFFLEMKNLSSSMLGKINFIGFQSYENIPAILNLCDIAVVPSIWEEPLSLTSLEDMATGLPLVVTRSGGIPEIVNEKCAIMIEKDDALSLNISKAILDLYHNEDKRRSMSEQAKIRSALFSKEKYALSFLEYIEQMLCP
- a CDS encoding sugar transporter, coding for MAKSRLQKSILNARIGLFFYFITLVLSFFSRKIFLECLGAEFIGLTGTLQNILGFLNLAELGIGTCISFFLFKPIQKENKIKIIEIMSIFGYLYRKIGIIIAIGGVLTSISFIFIFKNTMFNMAIIYFSFASYLGSSLIGYFINYKQILLGADQKNYIVSAYIQTINIIKIILQISLAYNYKNLYLWVATEFIFGVVICVTLNWKINKEYPWLKTNIKDGKLLLKKYPEILTNTKQIFIHQIKDFLLSKSDGIMIFAFVSLKMVAFYGNYTMIIYKLITMINTTLDGVSAGVGNLVAEGNKKNIMKVFWELMSIRYFIAGVIVFSLYHLMDPFIIWWLGAEYQLSHTILILLLINFFIMQTRGVVDIFNHSHGLYSDTWSAWAEGIINIVVTIIAATKWGIIGILLGKVTSISLIVVLWKPYYLFTKGLKISIKTYWAGTIRYYVAFIISFVSISIASKFLPFNPKENIQKLFIYGTFTIIPFTLLYFSTILFATLGMKDVIKRFFIFKKLFKNK
- a CDS encoding glycosyltransferase family 4 protein; protein product: MKICFYCNTIFTFGGVQRVTAVIAKELSKQHDITILTLDDSSLNNTTMYKLNSANIQYVNLQYNKSPFFENIPCKIYSLLYKTVLPQNQLFSKWYGYSSFPHTQRSLLINILNEQEYDVVIGVHVFLSFHLASIRKQIKAKTIGWMHNSYDAFFTIKTSYIKKQKNQFKYLMPNLDNIIVLSNSDQEKFKKKMNIQTSVIYNPLTIEPKGKGSPKYKKFLAVGRFSPFHKGFDILIKAFALFAKRDKIWTLDIVGEGTEEKKLHSLISKYQLENRIHIHPFTKNIEQYYNSSSVYILSSRWEGFGLVLLEAMSYGLPIISSYLPITKELLEGKGVGFFFENENIADLSEKMKFVTEKVNIINISKIAFNYSQKFSILKITQEWNKILLELTKR
- a CDS encoding glycosyltransferase family 2 protein yields the protein MMKKLSIITINYNNSKGLEKTIESIIKQTYLEYEYIIIDGGSTDNSINIIKKYANKIDYWISEPDKGIFNAMNKGIEQATGEYCNFMNSGDCFHTNDVFEKVVPLLNKDIVTGKYIFGNQPHPWGAIATISMLDFVKGGICHQSAFIRRDLFKDNCYDENFKIVSDSKFFIDALIFKNCSYTNVDIIIADFDASGISSISSELNEIERARILREYLPERIYIDYMRFAKADSPLLELTPLFNKTNGFQKLIFHVVSFLIKMRSLLLRTKHLFYIFKK